CCCATGGGTCGCCTCGCCCAGCAGCACCAGGCGCGCCTCGCCGAAGGCGTCGAAGGCGGCGGCGAAGGCCGCGTCGTCGAGCGGCGGCAGGGGCCGGGCGCGCCCGCGCACGAACGCGGCGAGATCCTCGGCCGGAAGGAGAGGGGGCTGCGTCGCCATGCCTTCCTGTGCGCCGCTTTCGGCCGGGTCGCCTTGACGCCCGTCAAGGCGCAGGGCGCGCGCGGGGTTAGGAGTGTTCAGCCTCGCCGGTCGTCCGGCGACGCATCTGGAGGGCGCCATGTCCGCTCACGAAGCCTGGTCCGACGAGGCCGTCCTGATCCCGCCGCTGCCGCTGGCGGGCGATCTTCTCGCGCCGGCCCGGCCGCGCGGCCTGGTGCTGTTCGCCCACGGCAGCGGCTCCAGCCGTTTCAGCCCGCGGAACCGGGAAGCGGCGGACGCCCTGGTGGAGGCGGGCATGGCCGCCTTGCTGTTCGACCTGCTGACCGAGGCCGAGGCGAAGGACCGCGCCAAGGTCTTCGACATCGACCTGCTGGCCGCGCGGCTGGTGCAGGGCATCGACTGGGCGCGGATGCGGCCCGATCTCGCGGCGCTGCCCCTGGGCCTGTTCGGGGCCAGCACGGGCGCCGCCGCCGCGCTCCGGGCGGCGGCCGAACGCCCCGGCCAGGTCGCGGCGGTGGTGTCGCGCGGGGGCGGCCGGACCTGGCGGGCGAGGCCCTGGCGCGCGTCACGGCGCCGACCCTGCTGGTCGTCGGCGGGAACGATGAGCCGGTCCTGACCTTGAACCGCGAGGCGGGGCGGCGCATCGCCGGTCCGGTTCAGGTCGAGGTCATCCCCGGCGCGACCCATCTGTTCGAGGAGCCGGGCGCGCTCCAGGCGGCGATCCGCCAGGCCGCAGCCTGGTTCAGCCGTCACCTTCAGGGGCCGTCCTGACCGGCCTTTCGTCCGGTTCCGAAGGCGGCGGCGTCGGCCAGCAGGTCCAGGACCTCCTGATCCTCCAGCTGGTGGAAGTCGACGTAGGCCTCGCCGACGCTGCGGAAGGGCGAAGGCTCCGCCAGGCAGACGAAGGCGTCGACCTCGCGCCGCATCGCCGCCGCCGCCTCGGGCGGGGCGACGGGAACGGCCAGGATCACCTTCGCCGCCCCCTGCCGGCGCAGGCCCTCGATCGCCGCGCGGGCCGTGGCGCCCGTCGCCAGTCCGTCGTCGATGACGATCGCCGAGCGGCCGCGCGGGCTGGAGCGCGGACGGGCGCCGAAATAGAGCTGGCGGCGGCGCTCGATCTCCGCCAGTTCGCGGGCCCGTTCGGCGTCGATGTAGGCGTCGCTGGCGCCCGTCAGGCGGCGCACGGACTCGTTGACCACCATGTGGGGCTCGTCGCCGTCGACAACCGCCGCCAGCGCCAGTTCAGGCTGGCCGGGGGCGCCGATCTTGCGCACCAGCGCCAGATCGAGCGGCGCGTCCAGGCGGCGCGCGACCTCGAACGCCACGGGCGCGCCGCCTCTGGGCAGGGCGTAGATCACCGGATCGTCAGGCCCCAGGGCGGCGAGGGCGTCCGCCAGGCGGCGTCCCGCCTCGGCCCGGTCCTGGAACAGGGGCTGGCGAGTCATGGCGCGCGACGAGGGGCGAGAGCGGGACCCATGGCGGGCCTTTCTGTCCGGTTTGAAGCATCGTCGCACGGCGGAGCGGCCGGGGGTTTGACCGTCGTCAAGCGAGGAGACGCCTCCGGGGGCCGTCATGGCGGCCCGGACGACCGCAAGCGCGCGGCTTTCAGCGAGAGGAAGGCGACGATCACCAGGGCAGCCGGACCCAGGCTGTAGATCAGCCGGTAGGCCACCAGGGCGGCGGCGGTCTCGTGGGTCTGGGCCACCAGGGGCGTGAGACTGATCACGACGGCTTCAAACACCCCTATGCCCCCGGGCACGCCGGAGGCCGCGCTGACCAGGGACCCGAGGACGAAGACCACGAGGAAGATCGCCAGGCCCGTGAGCGTGGGCTGCGGCAGAAGGACGAAGAGGGCGCCGCCCGACGCCGCCCAGTCGCCCAGGCCGGCGGCCATGGCGATGCCGCGGCTTCTTCGGCTCGGAGGCGTCGGCGAGCCGCCGCCCAGCCAGACCGGCCCCCTGGGCCGGAAGGCCGCCAGCCACAGGGCGGCCGGCGCCGTCAGCAGCAGGGCGACGGCTTCGACGGCCAGGACGGGGCGGCCGAGCGCGTGGGCGAACACCAGCGGCGCAACGGCGAGGGTCAGCCCCGCCGCCACGACGCCGCTCAGGGTCACGGCCAGGCTGGCGACGAGGGTGAGCCGCGCGACCTGTCCGCGTGACAGACCCGCGGGGCCGTAGCCGCGCAGCCGCACCGCGCCCTGGGAGGCGAGGCTAAAGCCCAGGCTGTTGGAGGCCGCGAAGGCCGCGACGGCGACCAGGGCGGATCGTCGGGCCGGCACGGCGAAGCCGCAGGCTCTGGCGACGATGACCTCCGTCACGGCCAGGCAGCCGTAGCTGACCGCCGTCAGCGCCAAGGCCGTCGCCAGGGCCCAGCCGGGGATGCCCGCCAGCGCCGAGGCGATCAGTTCCGGGGAAGTGTTGCGGACCTCACGCCACAGAATCCAGGCGGCGCCGCTCAGCACCGCCAAGGCGAAGCTCGTCCTGACGATGCGGGACGCCCGCTTCCGAACGGGAACGGCGGCGGACGCGGGGGACGAGACGGCTCCGGGGGGGCGCATACGCCCCAGACAGCACGTTCGGGCCGCGGCGGAATTGACGATGATCAAGATCGCCGGCCCGCTCCAATCGAACCCTCGCCTGTCGCGATCGAGGGCGAGGAGCCGCACGGCTGCGGCGCGGCGATGCGTTTGAGCCCTTCCGCGCAGGTCAGATAGATCACGACGACGACGCCCAGGGCGAGGACGATCGGCAGCGGCGGCGGCTCGAATCCGAACCATCGGCCGACAGGGCTGAAGGGCAGGGCCATCGCCGCCCCCAGGGCGCACAGCGACGAGACGGTCAGCAGGGGGCGCGGACGATCACGCCAAGGACGGTTCCGAGTCCGGATGATGAAGATGACGAGAATCTGCGTCGCCATGGACTCCAGGAACCAGGCGGTCTGGAACTGCGGCGGCGTGGCCTGGAACACGGCGATCAGCAGGCCGAAGGTCACCAGGTCGAACAGGGACGACAGCGGCCCCATGACGGCGGCGAAACGGACCAGGGCGCGCAGGTTCCAGACCTGGGGTCGGGCGACGGCTTCCGGCCGCACCGTGTCGAACGGAATGCCGACCTCGGACACGTCATAGAGCAGGTTGTTGAGCAGGATCTGCGTCGGCAGCATCGGCAGGAAGGGCAGGAACAACGACGCCGAGGCCATCGACAGCATGTTGCCGAAGTTGGAGCTGGCCCCCATGCGCACGTATTTCAGGATGTTCGCGAACGTGCGGCGCCCCTCCTCGACGCCGGCCGACACCACCTCCAGGTCGGACGCCAGCAGGATCATGTCCGCCGCCGCCTGGGCCACGCCGCTGGCGCCGGCGACCGACAAGCCGACGTCGGCGGCCTTCAGGGCGGGCGCGTCGTTGATCCCGTCGCCGAGGTAGCCGACCACCCCGCCGCTCGCCCGCAGGGCCTTCACCAGACGGGACTTCTGATCGGGCGCCAGGCGGCCATAGGCGTCGACCTCCCGAACCTGGACCGCGAGCGCCTCGTCGCTGAGGCGGGCGACGTCCGCCCCGGACAGGACGACGTCGATCTTGAGCCCCACCAGGCCGGCCAGGCGCCGCACCACGACCGGATCGTCGCCGGAGAGGATTTTCAGCCGGACGCCGGCGGCCGCCAGCTGGCCGATCGCGGCCGCCGCCGTGTCCTTGGGCGGGTCGGCGAAGGCGCACAGCCCTTCGAACACCAGGGCGGACTCGTCGGCCGCGGCCAGCGTCCGCTGATCTTGCGGCAGGCGTTTGCTGGCGACGGCCACGGCCCGCAGCCCCTGTTCGGCCAGGGCGTGAACCTGGGCCAGGACGGCGGCGCGTTCCCTGGGCCCCATGGCCGTCGAGTCGGCGTCGCTTCGCGTCGCCGTGCAAAGGGGCAGCACCGCCTCGGGCGCGCCCTTGGCGATGAGCAGGGGCCCCTCGGGCCCCGCCGCCAGGATCGAGCCGAGGCGGCGGTTGAAGTCGAAGGCGTGCCGGGCCGTCAGGGTCCAGCCTTCGGCGGCCTCGGGCGAGGGGGCGGCCAGGGCGGCGTCCAGGGCACCCCGGTCTCCGCCGAGGAGGGCCGCGACGGCGCCCAGTCGGGCAGGGCGCGGGGCCGCCTCGCCCGAGGGCGACAGGCTGCGGGCCAGGGTGATCTCGGCCGAGGTCAGGGTGCCGGTCTTGTCGGTGCACAGCACGGTCATGGCGCCGAGGTCGTGGATGGAGGCCAGGCGCTTGACGATCACCTTGCGCTTGGCCATCCGCACGGCGCCCCGGGACAGGGTCACGGTGGTGATCATCGGCAGCAGCTCCGGCGTCAGGCCGACGGCCAGGGCGACCGCGAACAGCAGCGACTGCAGGACCGGCCGGCCGAACAGCACGTGCGCCGCCAGGACGATGAGCACGAGGGCGATCGTCAGCCGCGCTGTCAGCAGGCCGAACCCCCGCAGATCCCGCTCGAACGGCGACGTCTCGGCGGGTTGAGCCAGGGCCGAGGCCGCTGCGCCGAAGACGGTGGCCGCGCCGGTGGCGACCACCAGGGCCACGGCTTCGCCGGTCTGGGCGACCGCCCCGCGAAACAGGGCGTTTGCGGCGTCGCCGGCGTTCGGGCTGGCGACCACGCCGGGGCGTTTCTCCACCGGATAGGGCTCGCCCGTGAGCGCCGCCTCATTGGCCGTGAAGGCCGCGCTTTCCAGCACCAGGGCGTCGGCGGGGATGATGTCGCCCGCGCGCACCCGCACGATGTCGCCCGGCGCCACCGCCTCGACGGGGACGTCGACGAACGCGCCGTCTCGCTTGACCTCGGCGCGCAGGGCCACCGAACGGCGGAGCGCCTCGGCGGCGCGGCTGGCGTGGCCTTCCTGCAAGGTGTCGAGGCCGATAGACAGGGCCAGGATGGCGACGATGATGGCGCCGCCGACGGCGTCTCCGGTCCCTGCCGACACCAGGCCGGCCACCAGGAGGATCAGGGACAGCGGTTCGAGCAGCCGGCGGCCGACGGCGCGGACGGGGCCGGTGCGGCGCGGCGCGGCGTCGGCGTTCGGGCCGAACGCCTCGAGGCGTCTTGCGGCCTCGACGGCGCTCAGCCCCTCGGGGCTGCTGCCGAGGTCGGCGTAGAGCGCGCCCGGGGTCTGGGTCCAGAACGGGGGGCGGGACGCCGTGGGCGACCGGGAGGGGAGAGCGGCGCCAGGGGGAGCGCGCGGGTTCATGGGGCGGCGAAGGCCTGTCGCCGGCCATGGGGGGGATGGGCGTCGCGCCGGCTGTCCATGGGGAATCGCGCCTCAACCCCTGCGGTGGGGCCTGGCGTCGATCTGACGACCGGCCGTGCCGCGCGCATTGACGACGGTCAAGGCGCGGCGGATCGAGGCGCCCCCTGACCAAGGAGGCGATCGACCGGGTCGATTGCCTCGTCAGCCGTCAATCATCAGGCCGGGCCTTACCGGGCGCGGATGAAGGTCCGCAGGTCGTTGGACAGCTTCTTCAGGTCGTCGTCGCGCACGTACATCATGTGGCCGGCGTGATAGTAGTGCCACTGGATGCGGCCGTCGGTCGGGAAGCCCGGCCGGTTCAGCGAATATTCGGCGCCGAAGAAGGGCGTGGCGAAGTCGTAGTAGCCCTGGCCCACCCAGACGCGCAGGCCGCTGTTCTCACGCAGGGCCCGGCCGATGTAGGGCGCCACGTTCAGGTAGGACGAGCCGCCGCGCGGGCCGCCGGCGATGTTCCAGTCCCAGTCGCGGGTGCCGCCGATCGAGGAATAGACCACGTCGGGCGAATACTTCAGCCCCTCGCGCGACCAGGCGTTCATGGCGGCGGTGTAGGCGCCGTCGATGCCGTAGAAGCTGGGGTCGTTGTCCGGGCGGTCGCCGGCGTTGTCGTAGTCGACGCCGGTGTAGCGGGTGTCCAGGCGGCCGATGGTCAGGCCGCGGTCGCGCAGCAGCTCCTTGTAGAAGCGGCTGGGCGACAGGCGCAGATTGGCGTTGCTCAGATAGGCCTGGGACACGCCGGTGTAGCGCGACAGCTGGGGCAGGATGGCCGCCCGCTCTTCGACCGTCAGGTCGTTGCCCTTCAGCAGCGCCGAGGCGTAGGGGCCGATGGCGAAGGCGCGCGCTTCGGCGACGAATTCCTCGACCGTGGCGGGCTTGTTGGCGACCTTGTCGTGATACCAGGCGGTGGCCGCCATGGACGGCAGGTTGGTGACGAAGCCCAGCTCATTGCCTGGGGCGTCGGCGGCCTGGCTGAAGTCGAGGATCGAGGAGATCAGCAGGATGCCGTTGATCGAGACGTCGGTGTAGCTGCCTTCCAGCTCGTTGATCACCGCCGCCGAACGGGTGGTGCCGTAGCTCTCGCCGCCGATGTATTTGGGCGCGTTCCAGCGGCCGTGCTCGTTCAGCCACAGGCGGATGAAGTCGGCCATGGACTTGGCGTCCTTGGTCACGCCCCAGTAGTCGGCCGGGTTGGTCTTGCCCAGGGCGCGGCTGAAGCCGGTGCCCACCGGATCGATGAAGACGAGGTCGGTGACGTCCAGCAGGGACTCGGGGTTGTCGATGATGGGGAAGGGCGGGGCGCCGTCGTCCTTGGCGTCCGAGGGCACGACCACGCGCTTGGGCCCGAAGGCGCCCATGTGCAGCCACAGGGAGCCCGAGCCGGGGCCGCCGTTCCACAGGAAGGTCACCGGCCGGTTCGGATCGACCGGGCCTTCCTTGATGTAGCTGTAGGAGACGATGGCCGCGAGCGGCTTGCCGTCCTTGTCCTTCAGATAGGTCTCGCCGGCGATGGCGCGGTAGGCGATGCGCTGGCCGCCGAAGACGCCGGTGTGGCGGGTCACGGAGACGACCGGGGGCGGGATGGCGGCGTCGGCGCGTTCCGGCGACGCGGCGGCCGGCCGAGGGGCCTCCTGGCCACGTTCTTGAGCCCCGTTCTGGGCCAGGGCCGGTCCGGCCAGGGCGAGCGCCGACACGGCGGCGGCGGCGAGCAGTCTCTTCATCGATAGTCCCCCAAGGATCACGGCTCCCCCTCGAGAGCCGGGCGCGCGAACAGCGACGCCCAGCTGGAATGAGGCGGCAAGCGTCGCCGAATGTAAACCATCGGTTCGCGGCGGGCGGCCGGAATGCCTGGCCGGGCCGACGGGCGGTTTGCCGAAGAATATGCGGACCGGGGCGGCGGCGCGCCCGTCAGGGCCGGAGCGTTTCGGCGTTGATGCGAGCTCCGCCCGCCCTCTCGACGCCCTCAGCGCGCGGCGGTCCTCAGCGCGCGGGTCTCGCTGCTGATCCGCACGACCATCATGGTGGCGTTCAGGACGCTGAACGCCAGGGCGAAGCCGATCAGGCCGAACGCGGTCGGCAGGACGAAGATCTCGGCCGCCACCACGACATAGTTGGGGTGCGACAGGAAGCGATAGGGGCCGCGGCGGGTCAGGGGTTCGCCGGGCAGGGTGATGATCCGCGTCGTCCAGCGCTCGCCCAGGGCAGCGATGACCCAGACCCGCAGGGCTTGCAGCCCGAGGAAGACGGCCAGCAGCCACGGATTCACGGCCCGGTCCCAGGCCAGCAGCCACAGCCCCGCCAGCCAGGCCGCATGCAGGGCCACGATGAAGGGATAGTGGCCGGCCCCGGTCTCGACCGCTCCGCGCGCCAGCAGCCGGCGGGTGTTGCGCCGGGCCAGGACCAGTTCGCCGAGGCGCTGGGCCGTGACCAGGGCGAGCAGGGCGACGGACAGGATCACGACGCGTCCAGCGTCACCGTGCTGGCGGTGAATCCCGGTCCCAGTGCGGTCAGGACGGAGGTCGGCGGCAAGCCCGCGCGCCGCGCCCGCTCCAGCACGAAGAGCACCGTCGGCGCCGACATGTTGCCGTGCTCGGCCAGGACCGCGCGCTCGTGGTCCAGGGTTCCGGTCTCCAGCGACAGCGCCCCTTCCAGGGCGTCGATCACCTTCACGCCGCCGGGATGGCAGAGAAAGCGGTCGACGTCGTCGAGGCCCATCTCCTGGGTCGCCAGCATCGCCTCCATGGCGGGGCGAAGCTGCTTTCTGGCGAAGGGGGGAATGGCCCGGTCGAAGATGACGCCGAAGCCGGTTTCGCCGACCCGCCAGCCCATGATGTTCAAGGTGTCGGGCCAGGTGTGCTCCGCCGTCCCCGCGATGCGGGCGAAGCCCTCGCCCGTGCGCAGGACGCAGGCCGCCGCGCCGTCGCCGAACAGGGCGGTCGCCACGATGTCGGCCTTGCTGAGTGCATCCATGCGGAACGACAGGGTGCAGAGCTCCACGACCACCAGCAGGACCACGGCGCCCGGCGTGGCGCGCGCCAGCTTGCCGGCCAGGGCCAGGCCCGTCGTCCCGCCCGCGCAGCCCAGGCCGAACACCGGCACGCGCGCCGCGTCGGGCCGGAACCCCATCCGCTCCATGGCGCGGGCCTCCAGGCTGGGGGTGGCGATGCCGGTCGAGGACACGGTGACGACGGCGTCGACCTCGGCCGCCGTCAGGCCCGCCTCGTCCAGCGCGGCCTGGGCCGCCTGGGCGAACAGGTCGACCGCGACGGCCAGATAGGCCTCCGTCCGTTCGGGCCAGTTGCGCGGCTGCATGAACCAGTCGATCGGCACGGCCGACTGGCGGGTCAGGATGCCCGCCGTGCTGAACACCGGCGCCATCCGGTCGAAGCCGGGGAAGCGGTCCTGAAGCAGGTCGCGCGCGGCGGCGGCCACTTCGTCCTGGCGCAGGATGTTGGGCGGCGAGGCCGTGGACAATGCCAGCAGGGCGACGGGCGGCGGCATGGGGCGGCCCTAGTCGACGATCACCGTGCCCTTCATGCCGAAGGCCGAGTGCATGAAGTGGGTGCAGCGGAAGGCGTAGGAGCCTGCGGTGTTCGGCGTCAGGCGCAGTTCGACCCCGCCTTCCCGGACCTCGACCTTGCCGTTGCGGATCAGGGCGGCGGTCGTCGGGTCCAGCGTCGAGGCCGCGAACAGCTCGGGCGCCGAGAAGCTGTGCGAGCCGCCGGCGTCGACCAGCCGCAGCACGACGGGAACGCCGCGTCGAAGGTGCACGGTGGAGGGCGTAAAGTCGAAGTTCTTCAACTGCATCTCGACCACCATCGGCCCCGCCTCCTGGGCCGATGCCTGGGCTGAGGACGGGGTCGAGGACGCGGGCAGGGCGACGATCAGGGCGGCTGCGGCGATCATGAGGCCAGTGCGAAGCATGGGCGTCGATCCTTCCCGAAACCTCTCCAACGCCCGCGATCGAACGCGGGTTCAATTTCTGCCGGCATGAGGTTTTGGGCGAGCTGTCGCTGCTATCGAACCGGCCTCAAGTCCGAGCGCGGTCCTTCCTCGGCCAGGCGATCTCCCGAATGAGGAGCGGTTCCGAAATGCCTAAGGAAAAGAATGGTGGACGCGACAGGGATTGAACCTGTGACCCCTACGATGTCAACGTAGTGCTCTCCCGCTGAGCTACGCGTCCGCCTGTTTTGCGGCCCGTCCGACTGGTGTGTCGGTGGGCGGGAAGGCGGCGTCTATAACCCGCAGTTCGCGGGGGCCGCAAGGGGCTTGGGCCCCCTTTTTTCGTCTTTTCTTTCGCTTAGGCCGCGATCATGCGTTCGACCTCGTTCACCAGGTCGCGCAGGTGGACGGGCTTGGACAGGACCTTGGCCTGGGGCGAGGCCTGGGCGGCGGTCAGGGCGACGGCGGCGAAGCCGGTGATGAACATGATGCGCAGGCCCGGCTGGCGGCCCGCGGCGACGCGCGCCACCTCGATGCCGTCGGCGCCGGGCATGACGATGTCGGTCAGCAGCAGGTCGTAGGGGCCCTGGTCCAGGGCGTCGATGGCGTCGTCGCCGTTCTCGCAGTCGATTACCTCGTGGCCGGCGCGCTGCAGCGCCCGCGTGAGGAAGCCCCGAAGCGACGCGTCGTCTTCGGCCAAAAGAATCCGTGCCATGAGTGAATCGGCGCCCCTTAGAATCCGGCCGGGACCCTAGCCTCGCGCGGGTAAACCGGCGATGAAAATGTCACTCCGGGGCTTTGCTTAGGCCGGGCGCCGCGCGCCGAAGCAGGCTAAGGCGAAGCATGGTCGACACCGCGCCCTTCGAGATTCTTCCGGCCCAGGGCGGGCGGACGACGCCGCTGGTCTTCGCCTCGCCGCATTCGGGCGAGGTCTATCCCGCCGACATGGAGGCCGCCGTGTGCGAGCGGTCGCTGCGCAGCGCCGAGGACGCCGCCGTGGATCGACTGATCGACGCCGGGCCGAGCGAGGGCGCGGTCCTGATCGCGGCGCGCATCGGCCGGGCCTATGTCGACCTGAACCGCGCCCCGGACGATTGGGATCCGGTCCTGATCGCCGACGCCCCCGAGGGCGCGGCCTCGCCCAAGGCCCAGGCCGGCTACGGCGTGGTTCCGCGTCTGGCGGGCGACGGCCGTCCTCTCTATGCGCGGCGGCTGACCCTGGCGCAGGCGCAGGCGCGCGTTGCCCAGGTTCACGCCCCCTATCATGCGGCCCTGGCTGGGCTGATGACGACGACGCGCGCGCGGTCGGGCCGGGCGGTGCTGATCGACTGGCATTCCATGCCCGCGCGGGCGACGAATGGGGCGGTCGACGTGGTGCTGGGCGATCGGCACGGGACCAGCTGCGACCCGGCCCTGACGCGGCGGCTGCGGCGGCTGTTCGAGGCGCAGGGCCTGGTCGTCGGCCTGAACCACCCCTACGCCGGGGGCTACGCCACCCAGGTCTGGGGGCGGCCCGGCGAGGGCTTCGAGGCGGTGCAGGTGGAGTTGAGCCGGGCGCTGTACTGGGACGAGGCGGCGGCCGCGCCTTCGGCGGGGTGGAAGCGCTGCCGCACGGCGGTGCGGCGCGTCATCGCCGCCCTGTGCGCCGATCCCGCCCTGGGCTGAGCGCGCCCGGCGGGCAAAAAAGAGCCGCGCCAA
The nucleotide sequence above comes from Brevundimonas naejangsanensis. Encoded proteins:
- a CDS encoding dienelactone hydrolase family protein gives rise to the protein MSAHEAWSDEAVLIPPLPLAGDLLAPARPRGLVLFAHGSGSSRFSPRNREAADALVEAGMAALLFDLLTEAEAKDRAKVFDIDLLAARLVQGIDWARMRPDLAALPLGLFGASTGAAAALRAAAERPGQVAAVVSRGGGRTWRARPWRASRRRPCWSSAGTMSRS
- a CDS encoding phosphoribosyltransferase — encoded protein: MTRQPLFQDRAEAGRRLADALAALGPDDPVIYALPRGGAPVAFEVARRLDAPLDLALVRKIGAPGQPELALAAVVDGDEPHMVVNESVRRLTGASDAYIDAERARELAEIERRRQLYFGARPRSSPRGRSAIVIDDGLATGATARAAIEGLRRQGAAKVILAVPVAPPEAAAAMRREVDAFVCLAEPSPFRSVGEAYVDFHQLEDQEVLDLLADAAAFGTGRKAGQDGP
- a CDS encoding UPF0104 family protein codes for the protein MAVLSGAAWILWREVRNTSPELIASALAGIPGWALATALALTAVSYGCLAVTEVIVARACGFAVPARRSALVAVAAFAASNSLGFSLASQGAVRLRGYGPAGLSRGQVARLTLVASLAVTLSGVVAAGLTLAVAPLVFAHALGRPVLAVEAVALLLTAPAALWLAAFRPRGPVWLGGGSPTPPSRRSRGIAMAAGLGDWAASGGALFVLLPQPTLTGLAIFLVVFVLGSLVSAASGVPGGIGVFEAVVISLTPLVAQTHETAAALVAYRLIYSLGPAALVIVAFLSLKAARLRSSGPP
- the mgtA gene encoding magnesium-translocating P-type ATPase — protein: MNPRAPPGAALPSRSPTASRPPFWTQTPGALYADLGSSPEGLSAVEAARRLEAFGPNADAAPRRTGPVRAVGRRLLEPLSLILLVAGLVSAGTGDAVGGAIIVAILALSIGLDTLQEGHASRAAEALRRSVALRAEVKRDGAFVDVPVEAVAPGDIVRVRAGDIIPADALVLESAAFTANEAALTGEPYPVEKRPGVVASPNAGDAANALFRGAVAQTGEAVALVVATGAATVFGAAASALAQPAETSPFERDLRGFGLLTARLTIALVLIVLAAHVLFGRPVLQSLLFAVALAVGLTPELLPMITTVTLSRGAVRMAKRKVIVKRLASIHDLGAMTVLCTDKTGTLTSAEITLARSLSPSGEAAPRPARLGAVAALLGGDRGALDAALAAPSPEAAEGWTLTARHAFDFNRRLGSILAAGPEGPLLIAKGAPEAVLPLCTATRSDADSTAMGPRERAAVLAQVHALAEQGLRAVAVASKRLPQDQRTLAAADESALVFEGLCAFADPPKDTAAAAIGQLAAAGVRLKILSGDDPVVVRRLAGLVGLKIDVVLSGADVARLSDEALAVQVREVDAYGRLAPDQKSRLVKALRASGGVVGYLGDGINDAPALKAADVGLSVAGASGVAQAAADMILLASDLEVVSAGVEEGRRTFANILKYVRMGASSNFGNMLSMASASLFLPFLPMLPTQILLNNLLYDVSEVGIPFDTVRPEAVARPQVWNLRALVRFAAVMGPLSSLFDLVTFGLLIAVFQATPPQFQTAWFLESMATQILVIFIIRTRNRPWRDRPRPLLTVSSLCALGAAMALPFSPVGRWFGFEPPPLPIVLALGVVVVIYLTCAEGLKRIAAPQPCGSSPSIATGEGSIGAGRRS
- a CDS encoding S10 family peptidase, with the translated sequence MKRLLAAAAVSALALAGPALAQNGAQERGQEAPRPAAASPERADAAIPPPVVSVTRHTGVFGGQRIAYRAIAGETYLKDKDGKPLAAIVSYSYIKEGPVDPNRPVTFLWNGGPGSGSLWLHMGAFGPKRVVVPSDAKDDGAPPFPIIDNPESLLDVTDLVFIDPVGTGFSRALGKTNPADYWGVTKDAKSMADFIRLWLNEHGRWNAPKYIGGESYGTTRSAAVINELEGSYTDVSINGILLISSILDFSQAADAPGNELGFVTNLPSMAATAWYHDKVANKPATVEEFVAEARAFAIGPYASALLKGNDLTVEERAAILPQLSRYTGVSQAYLSNANLRLSPSRFYKELLRDRGLTIGRLDTRYTGVDYDNAGDRPDNDPSFYGIDGAYTAAMNAWSREGLKYSPDVVYSSIGGTRDWDWNIAGGPRGGSSYLNVAPYIGRALRENSGLRVWVGQGYYDFATPFFGAEYSLNRPGFPTDGRIQWHYYHAGHMMYVRDDDLKKLSNDLRTFIRAR
- a CDS encoding isoprenylcysteine carboxyl methyltransferase family protein, whose product is MILSVALLALVTAQRLGELVLARRNTRRLLARGAVETGAGHYPFIVALHAAWLAGLWLLAWDRAVNPWLLAVFLGLQALRVWVIAALGERWTTRIITLPGEPLTRRGPYRFLSHPNYVVVAAEIFVLPTAFGLIGFALAFSVLNATMMVVRISSETRALRTAAR
- a CDS encoding type III polyketide synthase produces the protein MPPPVALLALSTASPPNILRQDEVAAAARDLLQDRFPGFDRMAPVFSTAGILTRQSAVPIDWFMQPRNWPERTEAYLAVAVDLFAQAAQAALDEAGLTAAEVDAVVTVSSTGIATPSLEARAMERMGFRPDAARVPVFGLGCAGGTTGLALAGKLARATPGAVVLLVVVELCTLSFRMDALSKADIVATALFGDGAAACVLRTGEGFARIAGTAEHTWPDTLNIMGWRVGETGFGVIFDRAIPPFARKQLRPAMEAMLATQEMGLDDVDRFLCHPGGVKVIDALEGALSLETGTLDHERAVLAEHGNMSAPTVLFVLERARRAGLPPTSVLTALGPGFTASTVTLDAS
- a CDS encoding cupredoxin domain-containing protein, which gives rise to MLRTGLMIAAAALIVALPASSTPSSAQASAQEAGPMVVEMQLKNFDFTPSTVHLRRGVPVVLRLVDAGGSHSFSAPELFAASTLDPTTAALIRNGKVEVREGGVELRLTPNTAGSYAFRCTHFMHSAFGMKGTVIVD
- the cpdR gene encoding cell cycle two-component system response regulator CpdR produces the protein MARILLAEDDASLRGFLTRALQRAGHEVIDCENGDDAIDALDQGPYDLLLTDIVMPGADGIEVARVAAGRQPGLRIMFITGFAAVALTAAQASPQAKVLSKPVHLRDLVNEVERMIAA
- a CDS encoding N-formylglutamate amidohydrolase translates to MVDTAPFEILPAQGGRTTPLVFASPHSGEVYPADMEAAVCERSLRSAEDAAVDRLIDAGPSEGAVLIAARIGRAYVDLNRAPDDWDPVLIADAPEGAASPKAQAGYGVVPRLAGDGRPLYARRLTLAQAQARVAQVHAPYHAALAGLMTTTRARSGRAVLIDWHSMPARATNGAVDVVLGDRHGTSCDPALTRRLRRLFEAQGLVVGLNHPYAGGYATQVWGRPGEGFEAVQVELSRALYWDEAAAAPSAGWKRCRTAVRRVIAALCADPALG